A single region of the Mangifera indica cultivar Alphonso unplaced genomic scaffold, CATAS_Mindica_2.1 Un_0022, whole genome shotgun sequence genome encodes:
- the LOC123206035 gene encoding uncharacterized protein LOC123206035, producing MNNITENFPVPHKKFSVDIKGNKTDIVICSYDDHFLVIASQIGTMGTILQARKDEGTSMNPTFNVSVLFGKRDEPMLVACARQLIEHISSTGSSQPLVLSLGLKDHSVETLKGIVCAVTENRLW from the exons ATGAACAATATAACGGAAAACTTTCCCGTTCCTCACAAGAAGTTTTCAGTTGATATAAAG GGGAACAAAACAGATATAGTCATATGCAGTTATGATGATCATTTTCTT GTTATTGCTTCTCAGATAGGAACCATGGGGACGATTCTGCAAGCCAG GAAGGACGAAGGAACGTCAATGAATCCAACTTTCAATGTGTCTGTACTATTTGGAAAACGAGACGAG CCAATGCTAGTGGCATGTGCTCGTCAGCTGATTGAACACATAAG TAGCACTGGCTCCTCCCAGCCGTTGGTGCTTTCTCTTGGCCTTAAAGATCATTCTGTG GAGACATTAAAAGGCATTGTTTGTGCTGTGACTGAGAACCGCCTCTGGTAA